The Pontibacter korlensis sequence AAGGCTTGGTAGATAGAATCTACCATTTGGTTGATGTCGTTCGGGTTGATCAGCAGGGCATCAGACAGCTCTTTAGACGCTCCGGCCATCTCACTAAGTATAAGCACACCTTTCTGATCCAGCTTACTGGCCACATACTCCTTGCAGACCAGGTTCATCCCATCGCGCATAGGCGTTACCAGTGCTACATCTGCCATGCGATAGAAGGCGGATAGCGTTTCGAGTGGGTATGAGCGGTAGAAATACTGAATCGGGTTCCAGCTTATGTCGCTATACTTACCGTTGATGCGGCCCACCATCTCGTCGACCTCTTCTTTCAGCTCTTTGTACTTCTCCACGGCATCGCGGCTTGGCACCACCAACATCAGCAAGGTTACCTTCTCATGGAACTCCGGATGTTTCTCCAGGAAGAGCTCAAATGCTTTCAGGCGCTGTGCAATACCTTTTGAGTAGTCGAGGCGGTCAATGGAAAGTATGATTTTTTCTGCGTTGAGGTTGTTGCGGTAAATACGCTCCCGCTTTTTCACTTCTTCTAACGCAGCGGTTCCTGAGTACTTTTCATAGTCAATTCCCATCGGGAACGAGTCAACTAGCAGCGAGCGGTTAGGTGTATGAATCCACCCGTGCATGCTGCCATGGCCGACAAGCCTGTTTACTGAGCTGAGGAAGTGACGCATATCATCGTAGGTATGGAAGCCTACAAGGTCGGATCCCAACATGCCTTCCAGCAATTCTTTTCGCCATGGCAAGAGGCGGAATACCTCATAACTCGGGAACGGGATGTGCTGGAAAAAGCCGATAGTACTGTCAGGCAGTTTCTCGCGAAGCATGCTTGGCAGTAGCAACAACTGGTAGTCGTGTACCCAGATAGTGTCTTCTGGCCCAGCCTGCTTCACCACCTCTTCGCAATACTTTTGATTAACCTTTACATAGGTTTCCCAAAGCTGCTGATCGTAGATAGCATATTGGCTAAAATAGTGAAAGGTTGGCCACAAGGTTTCGTTGCTGAAACCCTCATAAAACTCCTTGATCTCTGACTCTGTAAGGAAGACAGGGTGCATACTCTCCTGCTTCAGGTCAGTGGTAATCTGTTGCTGCTTAGCTTCTTCTGTCACCACCAAGCCAGGCCAGCCAATCCAAAGATTATCACCCTCCTTGTAAATAGAACCTAAGCCTGTAGCAAGTCCTCCCTCACTTGTCTTATAGCTCAGTTCTCCTTCTTTCTCTTGCAGTTTTACAGGTAGTCTGTTAGAAACGATAATCAGTTTTGCCATGCTCTGTGGTTTTGTTCCGGCATGCAGCGCAGCCTTGGGATTGAGTCGCAGATGAACTGCAGCTGTGTGCCGGGTAAAGGTTTATCTCCAGCGGTTGACACGCATCAACCTACCTTCACATACGTACATAGTGCGCCTCACGTTCTCTAATATAGTAAAATAACTATTAACAACTAAATTTTAACACAACTTATACACTTCAGCCTTAGCATATAACCCTTTGCGGCCTTCCGTAGTAATTCCCTTCAAACAGCAACCCGATGAAAGCCTATGACATCATTTGAAATATGGTACGAACAGTTTCAAAACATCTTTACCGGCCTGAGTATAATAGCAGCCGCCATTGTAGCAGGGTCTATTGCCAAGCACCTCATTTTCAAAGCACTAAATTTATATAACCGCCCAGACAACCCCATCCTCTTCAAGTCGCTGACGAGAAACCTGAGCGGTCCGTTTTCGCTGTTTCTACCCTTACTCTTCGTTACGATAGTGCTTCCTGTTCTGCCCTACGAACAGAACATAATAGAGGGAATGCGCCGGTTAACAGAAATTCTTAACATCGTTGCTTTTGCCTGGATTCTTATAAAACTCACAGATGTGGCCCGTGACATGGTACGCCACAAGTATAACATAGAGAATAAGCCTGATAATATTCGAGAGCGCAGGCTAATAACGCAGTTGCAGTTTCTCCGGAAGGTTACCGTTGTTACCATCCTATTCATAGCAACCTCGCTTATACTGTTGAGCTTTGACCCGGTACGCAGGCTGGGCACAGGTCTTTTAACCTCTGCAGGTGTGGCAGGCGTGGTTGTAGGCTTCGCTGCCCAAACATCCATTGCCAACCTGTTGGCGGGCTTGCAGATAGCCTTTACACAACCTATCAGGATGGATGATGTGCTGGTAGTGGAAGGTGAATTTGGCCGGGTAGAGGAAATAACGCTTACCTATGTTGTGCTGCGGATCTGGGATAACCGTCGCCTGATTCTGCCTTTGAACTACTTTATTCAGAAGCCGTTCCAGAACTGGACACGCACCGGCTCCGACATACTGGCTACTGTGTACCTCTACACAGATTATACTGTCCCCATTGAGCCCCTACGAAAGGAGTTTGACCGTGTGCTTGCCTCTACAGAATTGTGGGACAGGCAAGTGTCGGTGCTGCAGGTAACAGACTCCAAAGAGCGTACCCTGGAGCTGCGGGCGCTCATGAGTGCCCAGAGTTCCGGCATTGCCTGGGACCTGCGCTGTTACGTGCGTGAGAAGCTAATTGACTTTATACAGCGCAACTACCCAAATGCCTTACCTAAAACCCGTAGCGAATTTGTGGGCGATAAATTGCCGCCCTTACCAGAGCTTTCGTAACTTCAGCCTGCCCAACCAAAGTATAGCTTATGAATTTCTTCGACGGCATTGACCCGATGCTGGTAGACTGGGTTATTATACCTGCCCTTATCTTTTTTGCTCGCATATGCGATGTTACACTCGGCACCTTACGCATCGTCTTTGTTTCTAAAGGCGATAAAGTGGTGGCTCCCATACTTGGCTTTCTGGAGGTGTTGATCTGGCTAATTGCCATCACACAGGTGATGGAGAACCTGAGCAATGTAGCCTCCTACCTGGCATGGGCAGGTGGCTTTGCCATGGGTAACTTTCTGGGGCTACGCGTAGAGCAGAAGCTTGCCTTAGGCCAGATGGTAGTGCGGGTTATCACTGTAGAGCCGGCTGATAAACTGATTGATCGCCTGAAGGGCCACGGTTACCGCCTCACATGTATTGATGCACGAGGTACGCGTGGGAAGGTAAACCTACTCTTCCTTATTGTAAAGCGCAAAAAGCTGCAGCACTTGCTCAATATCATCCACGATTACAACCCACAGGCATTCTATTCTGTTGAGGACGTGCGTTCTGTATCAGAGATTGGTCTTGCACAGGCAGAAACAGAGAGAGGGGCAGATGTTCGCAAGCTGTTTCCCCTACGTAAAGGCAAATAGCAGCAAGACAATTGCTAATGTAACTCCTTGGGATATTTATATAAAACAGAAGCCGCCACCGCTAATAATCTTTGCGGTGGCGGCTTCTGTTTTATACTTACTCCAGGTTAAGCTTGATTCTGTCTAGAAGATAGCTTGAAGTATGTTACAGCCATTGGCGGTAATTTCAGAGTAACAGAATGTTCCTGCCCATGGAATGGCTCCGGCATGCTCGGGATCGGCTCCAGGTTATGCACATTGCTGCCTCCATAACGGCTATCGTCTGAGTTGAATACCTGAACCCATTCGCCTGCATGTGGCACACCCATGCGGTAATGCTCATGCAAGGCCGGTGTAAGGTTACAAACTACCAGTATCTCATCTCCTGGGTTGTTTCCTTTGCGCAGGAAGCTGATTACAGAATTGTGAGCATCGTTTATGTCCACCCACTGGAAACCCTCCGGGCTGAAGCTGTGTGCATACATGGCTGGCTCGGCCTTGTAAATAGCATTCAGCTCACGCAGCAGTTCCTGGATTCCATGGTGAGGGCCATACTGCAGCAAGTGCCAATCCAAGCTGCTGTCGTGGTTCCATTCAGAACCCTGTGCTATATCAGCCCCCATGAACAGGAGCTTGGCTCCAGGGTGAGCATACATATAGGCATAGAGCGTGCGCAGGTTAGCAAAACGCTGCCAATCATCGCCTGGCATTTTATTCAGCAGAGATCCTTTGCCATGCACTACCTCATCGTGTGAAAGCGGCAACATAAACCTTTCGGAGAAGGCATAAACAAGGCTAAACGTAATCTCTCCCTGATGGTAGCGACGGTAGATAGGATCTGTAGAGAAGTAGTGCAGCGTATCGTGCATCCAGCCCATCATCCACTTCATATTGAAGCCCAGGCCGCCGTTTTCTACAGGACCAGTAACTGCCGGCCATGCGGTGGACTCCTCCGCGATAGTGAGCACCTCCGGGAAGTTGTTATGCACGGCATGGTTAAACTCTTTCAGGAAAGAGATGGCCTCCAGGTTCTCCCGCCCGCCATGCTCATTAGGTATCCACTCCCCCTCTTTGCGGCTGTAGTCCAGGTACAGCATGGAAGCCACTGCATCCACACGCAGTCCGTCTACATGGTATTTATCCAGCCAAAACAACGCATTACTGATCAGGAATGACCTAACTTCGCTACGGCCATAGTTAAAGATATAGCTGTTCCAGTCTGGGTGGAAGCCTTTGCGCGGATCGGCATGCTCAAACAAGTGTGTACCATCGAAGTAGGCAAGGCCATGCTCATCAGACGGGAAGTGCGAAGGCACCCAGTCCATGATTACGCCGATACCATGTTGGTGCAGCACATCGATCAGGTACATCAGGTCCTCTGGTTCGCCCAACAGGCTGTGTGCGGCAAAGTATCCGGTAATCTGGTAGCCCCAGGAGCCACTGAACGGGTGGTGCATTACCGGCATCAGTTCCACGTGGGTAAAGCCCAGATCCTTAACATAGCGTGGAAGCTCATCTGCCAGCTCGCGGTACGTAAGCGGGCGGTTATCTTCCTCCGGCTTGCGGCGCCAGGAGCCCAGGTGCAGCTCATACACACTGTAAGGCTGTGGCTGTCCGGCTTTGTTCTTACGCTCATCAATCCAGGCCTGGTCGTTCCACTGGTACTCCAGCTTGCTCACAATAGAGGCTGTTTGCGGCGGCACCTCACGGCGGAAGGCAAACGGGTCACTCTTCTCGACATGGTACAGGTGGTATTTAGACTTGATGTGGTACTTGTACATCACGCCAATTTCCACATCCGGTATAAAGCCTTCCCATATGCCGGAGCCATCCAGGCGCACGTGCAACTGGTGGCTGTCACGGCTCCAGCCGTTGAACTCACCCATTACCGATACCTGATCGGCATTAGGAGCCCAAACAGCAAAGTATGTACCCTGCCTGCCACTCACTTCCATCGGGTGGGAGCCAAGCTTTAAGTATAGGTTATAGTGTCTGCCCTCTTTAAAGAGGTAGATATCGAAATCTGTGAAGAGACTGGCATACCAAACAGACATATCTTGCGGCTGATCTGCAGGCACGATAACATCACCAGTCTCTACAACCTTGGTGGCTGCTGTTTTACTACCGGTGCCGTGCACATTCATCTTTACAGCCTCTATTACGCCATCCTTCGCTGCCACTTCAACAGGCACATCTTCCTCTGTTCCTTTCTTAGGCCTTCCGCGTCTCTTGGCAGTAGCGGTTTTGCCAGTATCTTCAGCTACACCTGCAACTGGCACACCCGATTCATCCAATGGCACATCAGAGGCTTTCTTACGGCCCCGCTTAGCCGAAGGCTTCGCAGTTGCCTCCGCCTCTGCCTCCTCGGCTGCCATAGGCTTTTTCTTGCGCGTAGTGCCAGCTTTAGAGGTTGTTGCTTTGGTTGCCTTTTCTGTATCGGTGGTCTCGGGGGTTGTGCTTTCTTTTCTCTTAGCCATTCTTATACTTTTTCATGATGTATTTGATGCCTCTGATAGGGATGAGCACCCAATCCGGACGGTTATTCAATTCATAGCCCAGCTCATAGATCGCTTTCTCCAGTAAGAAGGTATGGATGAGTATCTCAAAGTCCTCCTCCTTAGCCGGCACAATACCAGTACCCATGGTTTTAGCAAGGTAGCTGTGCATGTAGAAGCCACTCGCATAGTGGTACCACTGTTCAGCCCAAGCCTCCAGGTAATCTAAGTCCTCCTTACGCAAACCTTCTTCCTGGAACAGGGCATTATAGGCTGCATAATGGAAGGAGCGGATCATACCCGCCACATCACGCAGGGCTGAGCGCTTCAGGCGGCGTTCGCTGAAGGAACGTGCTGGCTCACCCTCAAAGTCGATGATGTAGAAGTCTTTGCCTGTAAACAGCACCTGCCCCAGGTGATAGTCACCGTGGGTACGGATCTTCTGAGTATCGATTTTGTGGGCAAATATCATTTTCAGACGCTCCAGAATCTCCTCACGCATCTGTAGCACTTCCTCTGCCTCACCTCTTACATGCTCCGGCAGGTTTGGCAGGTGCTTCTGCAAGCTGTCGAAGTTGCTGCGTACCAGGGAAGTGAGCGAAGAGTATAACGACCGCTGATAGTGCAGCGAGAAGTTATCCGGTACAAAGTCTTTGTCATCGGTGATGGAGCCCAGCGCCAGGTGCATCTCTGCTGTACGCTGGCCGAGTAGTTCCACACGTTCTACATGAGCACCGCCAATCTGTAGCTGCACCTCCTCCGGAATCTCAGAGAAAGACAGCGGACGGGACAGTGTACCAGCTACCTGACCTAGTTTTGTACGCTCGGTCTGGGTTTGCAGGCGCTCATACAGGCGTTTCAGGGAATCTCCGATATAGCTCCAGGCATCGCCCTGGTTTGGCACCAGTTCCTGCAGCATCATCAGCACCATAGGCTGCTTCTTATCCTCATGCTGTTCTAACGATCCCAGGTAACGTGGCACATGCGCAAAGCCTACGTGCTCGGTTAGCATCCGCACCACCTCCACATCAGGGTTCATGGTGCGGTCCAGCTTACGGTATACCTTCATAAAGAAGGTGTTGTTATAGATAATGGAAGTATTACTTTGCTCTGCGGCGAGTATTTTGGATGTTACCGGTCCCTCGACGTTACGCAGTTCAACAGCCACATTTCTATCGCTCAGTCCGATCAGCTCTGCATCGTTATGGCGTATTCTTTTGCGCCTGGCCATTAGCTGCAGCAGCAGCTGACGGAAGTCGTCGCTGTAGAGGGCATCGTACAAGATACCTTCCTTGCCGTCTATACTTACACGCGCTATAACGGCATTAGCGCTAGAGTTACGTAGATCCTGCTCCTGCTCTCCTGATGCAAAGGCAACCGGTAGTTGGTACAGCTCTGGCAGACCTTCGTTGTAGCTAACCTCTACAAACAGCATTGCTGCTCCACCTTTGCTTAGCGGCATCGGCATGTTCTGGATAACTTGCATGCGCTGCATGGTACGTGCTTTACCTCCAAACCAGCGGCGCTGCCAGATGTACTGTGGCAGCACATGGCTTTCCAGCTCGCGCAGCGTGCGTGCATCCAGTGGCTGCTTTAGGCTGCTCATCTGAACGGCAGGCTTAGACTGATCCTGACCGGAATCCTTGTTTGCCTCCTGCGGACGAAGCTCCAGCCAGTAGTACCCGTGGCCGCCTATCGTAAACAAATATGACTCATCCTTGACACCCGGGAACTTGTTCTTGCTGAATACCTCCACCGGAACATGACCTTTGTAGTCGCGCAGGTCCAGCTCCACAGCCTCAGGGAAGCGCGACAGGTTGGCGATTACCAGGATAGTCTCGTCCTCATACTCCCGCACAAAAGCCAGTACTTTGGAGTTGCTTGGGTTCAGGAACTTTATACTTCCGCGGCCAAAGGCTTTGTAACGCTTGCGCATGTTAATAGTGCGGCGCATCCACCAGAGCAGCGAGTTGGCATTATGGTTCTGCGTGTCCACATTCACCGACTCATACTTATACTCTGGGTCGATGATAACTGGCAGGTACAGCTTCTGAGGGTTTGCATCTGAGAAGCCTGCATTACGGTTATCGTTCCACTGCATCGGTGTACGCACACCATCGCGGTCGCCCAGGTAGTAGTTGTCGCCCATGCCAATCTCATCGCCATAGTATACCACCGGCGTACCTCGCATCGAGAACAGCAGAATGTTCATCAGCTCGATCTTAGCGCGGTCGTTGCCCAACAGTGGGGCCAGGCGGTGGCGTATACCCAGGTTAATGCGAGCCTGCGGATCCTTCGTGTATACTTTATACATGTAGTCGCGCTCCTCGTCGGTCACCATCTCCAGCGTCAGCTCATCGTGGTTACGCAGGAACATAGCCCACTGGCAACTCTCTGGTATGGCTGGCGTCTGGTTAAAGATGTCGATGATCGGATAACGGTCCTCCATCTTGAGCGACATGAACAGGCGCGGCATGATAGGGAAATGATAGTTCATGTGGCACTCGTCCCCGTTGCCAAAGTAAGAGGCAGAATCCTCCGGCCACATGTTCGCTTCAGCCAGCAGTAGCTTACCTGTATACTTCTGGTCCACGTGCGCGCGAAGCTTTTTCAGGAAATCGTGTGTCTCAGGCAGGTTCTCACCATTAGTACCCTCACGTTCGAACAGGTATGGCACGGCATCCAAACGGAAGCCATCTACGCCCAGATCGAACCAGTAATCAAGCGTTTTAAAAACCTCCTTTTGCACGGCAGGGTTGTCGTAGTTCAGGTCTGGCTGGTGCGAAAAGAAACGGTGCCAGTAGTATTGCTCCGCTACAGGGTCCCAGCTCCAGTTACTTGGCTCGTAGTCGGTAAAGATGATACGAACATCTTTATACTTGCTTGGGTCGTCGCTCCATACATACCAGTCTCTGTACTTAGAACCCTTCTTGGCCCGACGTGCCCGCTGGAACCACGGGTGCTGGTCGGAAGTGTGGTTGATAACCAACTCAGTGATAACCTTAAGACCACGCTTGTGTGCCTCCCGCACAAAAGCTTTAAAGTCCTGCATGTTGCCGTAGCTCGGGTTAATGCTAAAGTAGTCGGCAATATCGTAGCCGTCGTCGCGGAGAGGCGATGGGTAAAAGGGCAGCAGCCAAATGGCCGTTACTCCTAAGTCTTCGAGGTAATCAAGCTTTTGCATCAGGCCTTTAAAGTCGCCGATGCCGTCGCCGTTACCATCCTTAAAAGCTTTTATGTGCAGCTCATAAATAATGGCGTCTTTGTACCAATGGATGTTGTCGTCAAACTCGAATTTTTCGTCTGCCATAGTTGTGGTCAAAAGGGTTCTTTCTTAATGGTTGGTGTGGTGGTCATTCGGTAGCCAATTATCATCGAGGTTATCATGCCCCATACCTGGGTTTGCCTCTCCTATACGGAAAACATGCACCGGCATCTCATGCGGACGCAGCTCCACGTAATTAAACTCGCCTGTCCAGGTATACTTACGCTCTGTTAGCAGGTCGTGCACCAGGTACTGTTGGTCACTGTCCATTTTCAGCCTCCAGAGCGGCACTTTTACCCAGCCACTTTGTGTGTGGTGCGGGTCAAGGTTTACTACTACGAAAATTTTATTTCTAAAGTCGCTGCTCCACTTGGCGTAGCATAGTATGGCTTGGTTCTCACAGTCACCAAACTCAATGTTCCAGGTGGTTTGCAGGGCAGGGTTTACTTTTCTGATCTTGTTGATGAGTGTGATTACCTCTCGGATCTTAGTGAGCTTGCCCCAGTCCCAATGCTTAACCTCATACTTCTCAGAGTCATAGTACTCCTCTTTTCCTGGTACAGCCTGGTTAATGCCAAACTCATACACCGGGCCGTAGAGGCCATAGTTAGAAGACAGCGTAGCAGCCATTACCACACGGGTAATGTGTGTAGGCTCTCCACCCTCCTGCAGGGCATAAGGAAGTATATCAGGTGTGTTAGGCCAGAAGTTCGGGCGGAAGTACTCGCGCAGTTCAGACTGGGTAAGCTGCTGCATGTACTCTTTGATTTCCTCTACTGAGTTTCTCCAGGTGTAGTAAGTATAGGACTGCGTAAAGCCAATCTTCGCCAGGCGCTCCATCACGCGCGGGCGGGTAAAGGCCTCGCTCAGGAAAATTACCTGCGGATACTCTTTGTGCACCTCCGCTATTACCCACTCCCAGAAGCTGAAAGCCTTGGTGTGCGGATTGTCTACCCTGAACACAAACACTCCCTGCTCTATCCAGTGGAACAGCACGCGACGGAGCTCACGCCAAAGGTTTGGCCAGTCCTCCGTTTCGAAGTTAACAGGCAGCACATCCTGGTACTTTTTAGGCGGGTTTTCGGCATACTGCACGGTACCATCCGGGCGCCACTTAAACCACTGCGGGTGCTCTTTTACATACGGATGATCCGGAGAACACTGAATGGCAAAGTCCAGAGCCACCTCTATACCGTGCTCTCGTGCCTGATGCACAAATGTCCGGAAATCATCAAGTGTGCCTAGTTCAGGCAGGATAGCATCGTGGCCACCTTCGGCAGCACCAATTGCCCATGGTGAACCCGGCTCGCCAGGTTCTGAAGTTACAGAGTTGTTCTTACCCTTTCGGAAAGCACGGCCAATCGGGTGGATTGGTGGCAGGTAGATTGTATCGAAGCCCATCTCGGCAATGCGCGGCAACAGGCGAATACAGTCCTGAAAGGTGCCATGGCGCCCTGCCTCGTGAGCAGCAGACCTAGGGAAGAATTCGTACCATGCACTGAACAAAGCTTTCTTACGCTCTACGTCCAGCTGCAATACCTTGTCGTAAGTGGTTACATTCTGCTTATCGCAGCAGGCATCCATCAGGTCGCTTACATCGTGGCCTGTGGCAAAAGACACATCTTCAGCATGTGAGTGACTGTTACGCAGCTGCTCTGCCCATTTGCGAAGGCGCTTCTGCTGCCCTGGCTTGGCATTCTCGGCAGCGGCGTCCAGCAACTGGGCTCCTATTTGCAGCTCCACGGTTACATCCTGGTTTGCCTCAAACTTTTTCTTGAGCCCTTTCTGCCAGGTGTAAAAGTGATCTACCCAACCTTCGATGGTGTATTCATAGCGGCCCATAGCATCCGGCGTGAACGCTGCCTGCCAGCGGTCGTTGCCTAAGAATTGCATTGGCACCGCCTCCCAGTTCTTTCTGCGGCTGTGCCGGTAAAGTAGTCTGGCTTTAACCTCGTCATGCCCGTCGGCAAAAACATCAGCGGTTACTACCAGCTCCTCTCCCACCACACGCTTAGCTGGGAATCTGCCACAATTGATCTCGGGCTTTACATTTTCAATAACAATTCGTTTTGTTCCTTCGAGCTGTTCCATTAAGATATACTTCTGCTTTAACCGTTGTACGTACTTATCTGGGGTAAATATGTTTCGGTGAATATTCTAAGTAGATGCGCAACCCTCGTCAGCTGTCCCGGCAGTAGAGTGAATGTGCAAAAAAAATATCAATAGCTGTACTAATTCCGAATAAAAAATGCACAACCTAAAGCTCACAAAGTCAGTTAAAACGTGCTGAGAAAATCCATTACTATTATGGCAATATTAAGAGAGATAGGAGCACATTTTTCACCAGATAAA is a genomic window containing:
- a CDS encoding DUF2179 domain-containing protein, which gives rise to MNFFDGIDPMLVDWVIIPALIFFARICDVTLGTLRIVFVSKGDKVVAPILGFLEVLIWLIAITQVMENLSNVASYLAWAGGFAMGNFLGLRVEQKLALGQMVVRVITVEPADKLIDRLKGHGYRLTCIDARGTRGKVNLLFLIVKRKKLQHLLNIIHDYNPQAFYSVEDVRSVSEIGLAQAETERGADVRKLFPLRKGK
- the treS gene encoding maltose alpha-D-glucosyltransferase, which encodes MADEKFEFDDNIHWYKDAIIYELHIKAFKDGNGDGIGDFKGLMQKLDYLEDLGVTAIWLLPFYPSPLRDDGYDIADYFSINPSYGNMQDFKAFVREAHKRGLKVITELVINHTSDQHPWFQRARRAKKGSKYRDWYVWSDDPSKYKDVRIIFTDYEPSNWSWDPVAEQYYWHRFFSHQPDLNYDNPAVQKEVFKTLDYWFDLGVDGFRLDAVPYLFEREGTNGENLPETHDFLKKLRAHVDQKYTGKLLLAEANMWPEDSASYFGNGDECHMNYHFPIMPRLFMSLKMEDRYPIIDIFNQTPAIPESCQWAMFLRNHDELTLEMVTDEERDYMYKVYTKDPQARINLGIRHRLAPLLGNDRAKIELMNILLFSMRGTPVVYYGDEIGMGDNYYLGDRDGVRTPMQWNDNRNAGFSDANPQKLYLPVIIDPEYKYESVNVDTQNHNANSLLWWMRRTINMRKRYKAFGRGSIKFLNPSNSKVLAFVREYEDETILVIANLSRFPEAVELDLRDYKGHVPVEVFSKNKFPGVKDESYLFTIGGHGYYWLELRPQEANKDSGQDQSKPAVQMSSLKQPLDARTLRELESHVLPQYIWQRRWFGGKARTMQRMQVIQNMPMPLSKGGAAMLFVEVSYNEGLPELYQLPVAFASGEQEQDLRNSSANAVIARVSIDGKEGILYDALYSDDFRQLLLQLMARRKRIRHNDAELIGLSDRNVAVELRNVEGPVTSKILAAEQSNTSIIYNNTFFMKVYRKLDRTMNPDVEVVRMLTEHVGFAHVPRYLGSLEQHEDKKQPMVLMMLQELVPNQGDAWSYIGDSLKRLYERLQTQTERTKLGQVAGTLSRPLSFSEIPEEVQLQIGGAHVERVELLGQRTAEMHLALGSITDDKDFVPDNFSLHYQRSLYSSLTSLVRSNFDSLQKHLPNLPEHVRGEAEEVLQMREEILERLKMIFAHKIDTQKIRTHGDYHLGQVLFTGKDFYIIDFEGEPARSFSERRLKRSALRDVAGMIRSFHYAAYNALFQEEGLRKEDLDYLEAWAEQWYHYASGFYMHSYLAKTMGTGIVPAKEEDFEILIHTFLLEKAIYELGYELNNRPDWVLIPIRGIKYIMKKYKNG
- a CDS encoding mechanosensitive ion channel family protein: MTSFEIWYEQFQNIFTGLSIIAAAIVAGSIAKHLIFKALNLYNRPDNPILFKSLTRNLSGPFSLFLPLLFVTIVLPVLPYEQNIIEGMRRLTEILNIVAFAWILIKLTDVARDMVRHKYNIENKPDNIRERRLITQLQFLRKVTVVTILFIATSLILLSFDPVRRLGTGLLTSAGVAGVVVGFAAQTSIANLLAGLQIAFTQPIRMDDVLVVEGEFGRVEEITLTYVVLRIWDNRRLILPLNYFIQKPFQNWTRTGSDILATVYLYTDYTVPIEPLRKEFDRVLASTELWDRQVSVLQVTDSKERTLELRALMSAQSSGIAWDLRCYVREKLIDFIQRNYPNALPKTRSEFVGDKLPPLPELS
- the glgB gene encoding 1,4-alpha-glucan branching protein GlgB → MAKRKESTTPETTDTEKATKATTSKAGTTRKKKPMAAEEAEAEATAKPSAKRGRKKASDVPLDESGVPVAGVAEDTGKTATAKRRGRPKKGTEEDVPVEVAAKDGVIEAVKMNVHGTGSKTAATKVVETGDVIVPADQPQDMSVWYASLFTDFDIYLFKEGRHYNLYLKLGSHPMEVSGRQGTYFAVWAPNADQVSVMGEFNGWSRDSHQLHVRLDGSGIWEGFIPDVEIGVMYKYHIKSKYHLYHVEKSDPFAFRREVPPQTASIVSKLEYQWNDQAWIDERKNKAGQPQPYSVYELHLGSWRRKPEEDNRPLTYRELADELPRYVKDLGFTHVELMPVMHHPFSGSWGYQITGYFAAHSLLGEPEDLMYLIDVLHQHGIGVIMDWVPSHFPSDEHGLAYFDGTHLFEHADPRKGFHPDWNSYIFNYGRSEVRSFLISNALFWLDKYHVDGLRVDAVASMLYLDYSRKEGEWIPNEHGGRENLEAISFLKEFNHAVHNNFPEVLTIAEESTAWPAVTGPVENGGLGFNMKWMMGWMHDTLHYFSTDPIYRRYHQGEITFSLVYAFSERFMLPLSHDEVVHGKGSLLNKMPGDDWQRFANLRTLYAYMYAHPGAKLLFMGADIAQGSEWNHDSSLDWHLLQYGPHHGIQELLRELNAIYKAEPAMYAHSFSPEGFQWVDINDAHNSVISFLRKGNNPGDEILVVCNLTPALHEHYRMGVPHAGEWVQVFNSDDSRYGGSNVHNLEPIPSMPEPFHGQEHSVTLKLPPMAVTYFKLSSRQNQA
- a CDS encoding bifunctional alpha,alpha-trehalose-phosphate synthase (UDP-forming)/trehalose-phosphatase, with the translated sequence MAKLIIVSNRLPVKLQEKEGELSYKTSEGGLATGLGSIYKEGDNLWIGWPGLVVTEEAKQQQITTDLKQESMHPVFLTESEIKEFYEGFSNETLWPTFHYFSQYAIYDQQLWETYVKVNQKYCEEVVKQAGPEDTIWVHDYQLLLLPSMLREKLPDSTIGFFQHIPFPSYEVFRLLPWRKELLEGMLGSDLVGFHTYDDMRHFLSSVNRLVGHGSMHGWIHTPNRSLLVDSFPMGIDYEKYSGTAALEEVKKRERIYRNNLNAEKIILSIDRLDYSKGIAQRLKAFELFLEKHPEFHEKVTLLMLVVPSRDAVEKYKELKEEVDEMVGRINGKYSDISWNPIQYFYRSYPLETLSAFYRMADVALVTPMRDGMNLVCKEYVASKLDQKGVLILSEMAGASKELSDALLINPNDINQMVDSIYQALVMPEEEQIQHMRNMQESLRRYNIHHWVSMFMDRLSYVKIKQLSLATSYLDESTFLEMSNAYESSSSRLFFLEYDGALVDYRHRPLMARPDDDLMELLERLSSNPKNRVVVMSSREKATMQDWLGHLNIDIIAEHGVWIKQRGTGWQTMLSLMDDWKKDIRLILDLYVDRTPGSFIEEKEYSLVWHYRRVETGLGELRARELVSHLNFLASNSNLQVLDGQMAVEVKAQEINKGKASSYWLSKFPHKFVMAVGDDWGDEDIFKAMPRNSYTIKVGTASSVAKYHVDTCQEARDMLDRLVQADRQEQAPGALMTG
- a CDS encoding alpha-1,4-glucan--maltose-1-phosphate maltosyltransferase; amino-acid sequence: MEQLEGTKRIVIENVKPEINCGRFPAKRVVGEELVVTADVFADGHDEVKARLLYRHSRRKNWEAVPMQFLGNDRWQAAFTPDAMGRYEYTIEGWVDHFYTWQKGLKKKFEANQDVTVELQIGAQLLDAAAENAKPGQQKRLRKWAEQLRNSHSHAEDVSFATGHDVSDLMDACCDKQNVTTYDKVLQLDVERKKALFSAWYEFFPRSAAHEAGRHGTFQDCIRLLPRIAEMGFDTIYLPPIHPIGRAFRKGKNNSVTSEPGEPGSPWAIGAAEGGHDAILPELGTLDDFRTFVHQAREHGIEVALDFAIQCSPDHPYVKEHPQWFKWRPDGTVQYAENPPKKYQDVLPVNFETEDWPNLWRELRRVLFHWIEQGVFVFRVDNPHTKAFSFWEWVIAEVHKEYPQVIFLSEAFTRPRVMERLAKIGFTQSYTYYTWRNSVEEIKEYMQQLTQSELREYFRPNFWPNTPDILPYALQEGGEPTHITRVVMAATLSSNYGLYGPVYEFGINQAVPGKEEYYDSEKYEVKHWDWGKLTKIREVITLINKIRKVNPALQTTWNIEFGDCENQAILCYAKWSSDFRNKIFVVVNLDPHHTQSGWVKVPLWRLKMDSDQQYLVHDLLTERKYTWTGEFNYVELRPHEMPVHVFRIGEANPGMGHDNLDDNWLPNDHHTNH